One Salmo trutta chromosome 19, fSalTru1.1, whole genome shotgun sequence genomic window carries:
- the LOC115153865 gene encoding uncharacterized protein LOC115153865, with the protein MALNNKSRRAESNRFLKQSKPLETGNPSIHRLNLQRKYGENESFDQFTFGKKADQVNNKVILLLGATGEGKTTLVNVMINYILGVKWEDRYRFKLIHEVTNKSQAESQTSVVTSYELYNQPGFQIPYSLTIIDTPGFGDTRGMAHDKLITGQLKDFLCNPLGIDHIDAVGFIVNSSHPRLTPHQKYIFDSILSIFGKDIAENILMLVTFVDGKAIPVLEAIKAADLPCRKNNEGLPIHFKFNNSSLYTQKTDESDVLDGVQQIFWESGIKHMKEFFQALENIESKDLTLTKKVLEERESLEKHLKNLIPQITVLLSKRDENQHLKQCLEKEGKNMEDNKDFETEVEVQVEKRTKLKCFVTNCNTCMSTCHTSCFLPNEDDVKTCAVMDDDGNCVMCPGNCSYLAHDRERALWTYETKTEKRTVQEMKDNFMKAQGKFLDNKQILEKLDDELRKKQEKLNHLANLCSNCLSRLSEIALKSSSLSTIEYISMLIKTEEDEHKPGFDNRIIGLKKMKQEFEILDKIARGENLI; encoded by the coding sequence ATGGCATTAAATAACAAATCCAGAAGAGCAGAAAGTAACCGATTCCTTAAACAATCAAAGCCGTTGGAGACAGGCAACCCTTCAATCCATAGACTTAATCTGCAAAGGAAATATGGAGAAAATGAGAGCTTTGACCAGTTCACATTTGGGAAGAAAGCGGATCAAGTGAATAACAAGGTGATATTGCTTCTGGGGGCCACAGGTGAAGGAAAAACAACTCTGGTCAATGTCATGATCAACTACATTCTTGGGGTAAAGTGGGAAGACCGTTACCGCTTTAAGCTCATCCATGAGGTGACCAACAAGTCACAGGCTGAGAGTCAGACTTCAGTCGTTACGTCATACGAGCTCTACAACCAGCCAGGCTTTCAGATTCCTTATTCTCTGACCATCATTGACACACCAGGGTTCGGAGACACCAGAGGAATGGCTCATGATAAACTGATCACAGGCCAGCTAAAGGATTTCTTGTGTAACCCTTTAGGCATCGATCACATTGATGCAGTTGGCTTTATAGTGAATTCATCCCACCCACGTCTTACTCCCCACCAGAAATACATTTTTGACTCCATCCTGTCCATCTTTGGAAAAGACATTGCTGAAAACATCTTGATGCTTGTGACATTTGTTGATGGCAAAGCCATACCTGTGCTGGAGGCCATCAAAGCTGCAGATTTGCCCTGTCGGAAAAACAATGAGGGACTACCAATCCATTTCAAATTCAATAATTCATCTCTGTACACTCAGAAAACGGATGAATCTGATGTTCTTGATGGGGTACAGCAAATTTTCTGGGAGTCAGGTATTAAGCACATGAAGGAATTTTTCCAAGCCCTGGAAAACATTGAGAGCAAAGATCTGACCCTGACCAAGAAAGTGCTGGAAGAACGTGAGAGTCTGGAGAAGCACCTGAAAAACCTGATCCCTCAAATCACAGTTCTTCTGTCAAAGCGTGATGAGAATCAACACCTCAAACAGTGTCTGGAGAAGGAGGGAAAAAACATGGAAGACAACAAAGACTTTGAGACAGAGGTAGAGGTTCAAGTAGAGAAGAGAACCAAATTAAAATGCTTTGTTACAAACTGTAACACATGCATGTCCACATGCCACACCAGCTGCTTTCTCCCTAATGAGGATGATGTCAAAACGTGCGCAGTGATGGATGATGATGGCAACTGTGTCATGTGTCCGGGAAACTGCTCTTACCTTGCCCACGATAGGGAAAGGGCCTTATGGACATATGAAacaaagacagagaaaaggaCCGTGCAAGAAATGAAGGACAACTTCATGAAGGCACAGGGCAAGTTCTTGGACAACAAGCAGATACTGGAAAAACTAGATGATGAATTACGAAAGAAACAGGAAAAGCTGAATCATTTGGCAAACCTGTGCTCCAACTGTCTCAGCAGGCTTAGCGAGATTGCGCTGAAGTCAAGTTCTCTCTCCACTATAGAGTACATTAGCATGCTTATTAAAACAGAGGAGGATGAACACAAGCCGGGCTTTGACAATCGGATCATAGGGTTGAAAAAAATGAAACAGGAGTTTGAGATTCTGGACAAGATTGCAAGAGGGGAGAATCTAATCTAG